The sequence tgtaatcccaagagcggttggaaaatcgacaaattgctatcttccgtagacgatagtcaccatgatcgtatttgaacgtacgtagatcatctgtgtgctcaacctcggggcagtctgtgatttttggaagtggaacccggtgacgagtgtacacattcacaagttcccactcacagttatacccaatataaacaacccaatctccatttgcgcctgcccaagccttaccctcaagcgatggcatcttaacatcacatgtatcattatcaagcggcatcaacttgcacaaggtgaggcttccgtcgtccccacgccggcgaccagcatcatggcgaagaagataggggagatcaaaccgctcctgaacccttgggttctttgcaatgatgttatttgttGGTCGAGAATGGACTTGAATGAacttgccatgctagccgaggtgatgacgtcgcaccgatcaatgagttcctccacaacgtcatcttttagatcggggcaagaataacagggtcgtttccggcctgttccctccatggagaagacgatcgaacaatggcagaaggaagggtgaaggcaaatggagggaggaagagcgtgcgacaacagttccaaatcgagagggaaaggcgaagaggcggtggacggttgccacggtacacgaagaggctagtggggagtgaacggttgccacagaggggTCACACACTGacaacaaggccgtcctctcagacctagcgcccgcgcgggatggcctccgtcccccacatgagcgaagccacttcgcaccccacacggttggtccgccaagccgctaagagcaagtactacaatcgtgggcttatagcctgcttacatggcaattttgcctatgtggaggagagagacatgaaggattcctgcaacaaggacaagcgtgcctggcactcggcctggatgaagaaactcgacaaagctcacgtcgtgtacgcggtcAAGGAAACATACACGTGCTACGACAtatacaggcggatcgttgacatgaggaagtgcctccttccccaaaacggccagggatccagccggaagcagagcaatggcaagcgtggTCGCaataagaagtagatgattagatcctcgtttctccatgaaaatgttatgtgtgtagtcacttgtgtaattatatgcttaatttggttatgcaatattgtctttttaagtatattaGTTGACTCGTTGCgtcaaatggcgcagagaccccctaaagacatgttgtcgatgaaaatagtttcattttgcaaggACATATTGTAGTAGAAAGCCCATGTATCAAAAATGATATATTGAAAATATGTTTATCATGCTGAGAAATTTGAGCTTGAAAAAAAAACATATGTGTATAACATGTATAGAAAGCATTTTTAGTTGAAAATATGGTTATTACGCTGAGAGATCTGAGATTGAGAAAACAACATATTTGTATAAGAACGTCACATGGCAGAATGACCCAGTGGCAACATGTAGTGCTAAATGTTAATTACAAATCTGTAGGTTTGGGCAATCTTCTCATTTTTCTAAGTTTTGAAATTGCCACTATACTGGTATGCTTTCCTGATTCTTGATTACATACATCACTGACATGAAGCAACAAATCAACACATTAGCTGATCCAACAAAATAGGGAAACTGTAAACCACATTCTTTGGTCTATACTTCCCATGCTTGAGCCGTAAAACATTTTTGCCTTTTTTCCGAAGCGTGGGCAGCATGACCGTAAATGTTGACCCTTCATTCTCTTTGCTAAGCAGTGAGAGTACCACCCAATAGATGCTTCCATTTATCTGTTAGGGCTGCAAAAAAATAGTCATGTACAGTTAACTTCAAATTATATTAAGTTGCACTCTCACATCTTTAAAAGCATTCTGGAAAATTAAGAGTATGTAACATTATAAGATTGCATTAAAAATTTAATAGCCGCAGCTATAAGCAAATTTCAGAAAGACTCCAAGTTCAGTAAGTGACAACTGAAGACCGTAATAATCAACAATTGTAAACACCTAGCATAATTTGATAATTTAGGAGTGGATACCGACTGGACACATAACATAACTTGATTACAATACAAACATCTGCTATGCATGAGCATCACAAGCCTGTCAAGCTTGAAACCAAGTTTGCGTCTCATCCTTGAATTGTGCCGCTGTAATTGACCAGCGATCACAATATTAGGTTACACCGTGATTTATTCAAGAAGGCTTACTGTGAATTGTAAGGAAATGAAATAAAAACCAGACACCAAATTGTTGCAGATGCACTCATGGGATAAACTCCGAAGCATAAAAGTAGTCAGCAGATgaaattagaaaaaacaatacaaTTAGACTCACTTGATATGTTGCAGGTTAGACTCAAATCTGAGACACGCAAAATTAAGGTGTGATTTGACTGTATACAGATTATGCCCAAACACAATTGCTTGTTTTTGGACGAACAAAAGAGGGAAACTATTGCTACAGAAGATAGAATGAAGAAACCTCATCATGGGCATACCTTCAAATAATATATAGAATGTTTGGAAACATATTTAGACATTAAGAATAATGTTGGCCTACTTTAAAAATGTTGCTATGGTGGGTAGATGGCCTGACCCACCTGCATCCCTGAATCATATGCAAAACTACCTTTTACTGGCACGTCCGTGGCTATAAAATATAAAAGACTGGCAATAAGATTGTCTACCACTCCTATGGATGATTCCCTTTCTACCATGCTTTGGTCAAGTCTAAATGCTTAAACTGTTCTGCTATCCTAAAACCAAAAGGTAACATCTCAAATAGTGTTGTTTCTTTAAAATGAATCTGGGTTAGAGTATAGTACCCTTTCTTGAAGGGTATCATTGGCAGCCTTCAGTATGcattcctgcaaaacattggcacAAAAAGACACTGATGAAGGGAATTGTTGTGCTCATCTTTCTACAAGTTCAAGAAATctcattagagaaataaaatttCATGTGGAGCGAACCTTGGTCTTGAGCATCTTAATCTCCCTAAATATAATCCGCATCTGCTCAACATAAAGGGGCAGTGTATCAAAAGTAATAAGTTCTGAAAACACATCTGTTCtgaacacacacacactccccgcCACCGCTGCCTCAAGTCTCCTCGAGCTGCCATTCTTTCCTCAATAACGGACAACTCCAGCCGCCTCCCTGCTCGACGGTGACTGCTCTAGCCCTCCTCTCCCTGTGATGGATGGAGGCACAGATCCGCGCGAAGCAGCCGTTATGGGGTAAACAAGGAGAACAACAACTAAGGTAGGGGGCGGGTACTCACAGGCACATCATGATGAGCACCGTCCNNNNNNNNNNNNNNNNNNNNNNNNNNNNNNNNNNNNNNNNNNNNNNNNNNNNNNNNNNNNNNNNNNNNNNNNNNNNNNNNNNNNNNNNNNNNNNNNNNNNNNNNNNNNNNNNNNNNNNNNNNNNNNNNNNNNNNNNNNNNNNNNNNNNNNNNNNNNNNNNNNNNNNNNNNNNNNNNNNNNNNNNNNNNNNNNNNNNNNNNNNNNNNNNNNNNNNNNNNNNNNNNNNNNNNNNNNNNNNNNNNNNNNNNNNNNNNNNNNNNNNNNNNNNNNNNNNGATGATGGCGAGAAAACATGGCAAAGTTTGTATTTTTAGAAATTGATTCTGAACCTACTATGCACACAGAAACCAGAAACTGGGAATAAAAACAGTTTGTACACTAAAGGAAGAAAATAGCGGAGACAAAAAAGCATTGCAGGCATCACGTCAGCTCAAGAATTTTTATATACTGATCAAGAATTGGCAAATCGATACACTGACTCACATTACTGGGTAGACCTACAGAAACAATAAAATGCTACTTGGATGGGCTTCAACTAAAAAGAAATAACTTCTAATTTCCTAACACAAAAATATATTAGAACACCacttttttgtactatttttgcACTCAAACACAAAACTAACTAAATTTAATTTCAGAAAACAACTGAATATAAGAGCACCACTTGTCAGAATCACTAATAGTTCTGGGTTGGCTTCAAATCACTACCATCATTATGCCACACAGGATAAAATGGCATTTAGTTGTGCATCAGTTAATATGTATACTCAAAAATAAAAGCGTCTGACTTGtaatttcagaagaaaaaaaactgaATATCAAAATATCACTTCAAGCAGCaccaaagaaagaaaacaaattACAAAAGGAAGAAAATAGCATACAAACGTAACATCTCACAATAGGAATCAGAAAGAGTACATTCttgaaaaaatatatatttatgatTCCGTCAGTTTTTTAGAGATTTGGAtttctatttttttgttattgttatCCACATAGAACTTGAGCACTCACCTAAGCTCTCTCCAACCCTAGAACATTTAGTAATGCAGTCCAAtatctgcaaaaatattaagaagaATATTAACTTACAATTTCATGGTTCTTGATGGACAAAAAGAATCAAGTATAGAAAAAGAGAGGAGGTAAAGACAAACCATGAACCACCACCAGATCCTTGCTCCTGCTGCTACGGTCCGCTCTTGATCCACTCCTGATGATGCACCGACGCCCTCATCCCCGAGACGAAGGGGCAAATAAGAGAGAAGACAGAGAGAGGAGGTACCAGCATCTCGGCCACCATGTGGCACGGACGAGCCATGCCGAGGTGTGCAGGAGGGTTCCTGGGGTGGCGTCGCCATGGACGCTGATGCCGCCTCCGACTTCCTTCTCCATCACCTCCAGCGCATCTCCCTCCTGCTCGTGACCTTTGCGCCCCACGTATGCTGGCCGGCCCACTTCGCCCCTCTGGAATGCCAAGGCGCTGCCCGATCCATCCACGACGCTGACGAGGCGCCGCCCAGGACCGGCCTTGAAACCGTCGATGTGTTGGCCACCATGCGGCTCGGACGAGGCATGCCGCCTGGCGCGGCTGCTGTTCCCCTTCTCCCGGGATCTAAGAACTAGCGGCGCGGTGATCTTCGTCGGAGTGGCAGCATCAGAAaccgagaggaggcggcggcggcggtagtaGATCAAGAGAGATTGGAGAGAGGGAAGGGAAACTGGAGGCGACCAGGGCTCGCGAGATATTTTGCCAACCCATCCTCTCTCCGCCGCAGACGAAGGTGAGGCATGCACAACTCGCACACGATGCATCTGTCAGCTAGGCCCCACGCGCACATGCATCGGTCAGCCCTGCCTCTCTCTCCATATGAAGACGAGACGCAACGCACCACACACGAATGACAGACAAATGGGACCAGATCGAAACAGAGCCCACCTGCAGTGAAAGAAACGGGCGCGCACACAGGAAAGGAAACCATGCGCGGCTGCCGCAGGCTCTCCCGAAACGGTTGACCCAGCCAACCAGTACGCTGCGAGAGCCCACCAGTCATTGGCGCTTACCGCGCGGTGAAAACGAAATGCGAAGATCCAGCAGCTGAAACGAAGCAGAAGACCGAATTGACCATGATCTAACGGCCAACGAAGGAATTGATCAAGGGAGCCTTCTCCACGCATGTTGGCTAGCCTCATTATTGTTTTAAATATGTTGATGcgctgtagacagagcaaatcacatcgcagatggactaaacaatggaacccgtcggtgatgatttcatcaatcactgacaattgtataccagcaatcgtttgctcacaacacacatgacTTGTTAACATGAAGCATTTGTGTTGTTATCGGGTCTTCCCATACATTTATGATTATAGACATGTTtgtcacgtatcacacacatcttgttaagttgaatcgtttctgttctcttggctcaacgcaaacagttcattcgagtgaactgtatgccctataccacacacaccttcatctggttgaccatttctgttgttccgcctcatcacaaacagttcatccgagtggaccGTATGCTCTAcgtcgcacatgccttcatctggcagcccgtttattttgttcatcctcatcgcaaacagttaattgaactgaaccgtatcccctgaatcgcacacgcaaccaaaatctgaaccgtgtttgatgcattcgtcatcgcatttgcaccttttttgacgtttttttacaccaccgtttgcgattattgcatcacacacggttTCGTCGAAGAGTCTCTGATCGTAGtctcgcgttagcagcatcctgtagtagtgcatgttcatgaccattgttgctctctagatggacgcttctcaacctatttgctagccttcgcctgtactaagtgggaattctgcttgtgcattaaaaacctgaaacccaagttattccagatgagtccaccatacctacctatatgcggtattaccctaccatcctaagtaaatttgcatgtgccacctctaaaaacttcaaataaatatcctttttgtgtgcctggattgtttatagagcgacaggaggtagtcggtatcttccatgctaagcaggttattctcaagatgagtgtttattcactcgccattgcacgagAAAGGGCAGTAATatggatttgatacgtctccaacgtatctataatttttgattgttctatgctattatattaccccttttggatatttatgggcttcattttacacatttatatcatttttgggactaacctactaaccagaggcccagcccgtattgctgtttttttgcctatttcagtatttcaaagaaaaggaatatcaaacggagtccaaacggaatgaaaccttcaggagcgtgatttttggaacgaacgtgatccagaggacttacagtgcaagtcaagaagcagccgaggcctccacgaaataggagggcgcccccccccctatagggcgcgccgccctatctcgtgggcccctcgggcgaccaccgacgtacttcttcctcctatataagcctacgtaccccgaaaacatccagggagccaacgaaacacaatttccacggtcgtaaccttctgtatccgcgagatctcatcttggagccttcgtcggcactctaccggagggggagtcgaccatggagggcttctacatcaacaccatagccccttcgatgagttgtgaatagtttaccacagacctacgggtccatagttattagctagatggcttcttctctctttttggatctcaatacaatgttctccccctctcttgtggagatctatttgatgtaaactctttttgcggtgtgtttgtcgagatccgatgaattgtgggtttatgatcaagtttatctatgaataatatttgaatcttctctgaatcttttatgtatgattgagttatctttgcaagtctcttcgaattatcagtttggtttggcctactaaattgatctttcttgccatgggagaagtgcttagctttggattcaatcttgcggtgtcctttcccagtgacagcaggggtagcaaggcacgtattgtattgttgccattgaggataaaaagatggggtttatatcatattgcttgagtttatccctctacatcatgtcatcttgcttaaggtgttactctgttcttatgaacttaatactctagatacaggcaggagtcggtcgacgtgtggagtaatagtagtagatgcaggcaggagtcggtctacttgttgcggacgtgatgcctatatacatgatcatgcctagataatctcataattattcgcttttctatcaattgctcgacagtaatttgttcacccaccgtaatacttatgctatcttgatagaagccactagtgaaacatatggcccccgggtctatctcttatcatatttgcttccaatatacttttatttgcatctttactttttgcatctatattataaaataccaaaaatatatttatcttatcatactatctctattagatctcactttcgcaagtggccgtgaagggattgacaacccctttattgcgttggttgcgagttctttgtttgtttgtgta comes from Triticum aestivum cultivar Chinese Spring chromosome 5B, IWGSC CS RefSeq v2.1, whole genome shotgun sequence and encodes:
- the LOC123110960 gene encoding uncharacterized protein; protein product: MHRVRVVHASPSSAAERGWVGKISREPWSPPVSLPSLQSLLIYYRRRRLLSVSDAATPTKITAPLVLRSREKGNSSRARRHASSEPHGGQHIDGFKAGPGRRLVSVVDGSGSALAFQRGEVGRPAYVGRKGHEQEGDALEVMEKEVGGGISVHGDATPGTLLHTSAWLVRATWWPRCWSGSRADRSSRSKDLVVVHDIGLHY